A region from the Halosolutus gelatinilyticus genome encodes:
- the thsA gene encoding thermosome subunit alpha — protein MFILSEDSQRTQGRDAQSSNIMAGKAVAEAVRTTLGPRGMDKMLVDSSGEVVITNDGATILNEMDIEHPAAQMIVEVADSQEEEVGDGTTTAAVIAGNLLGEAEDLIEQDVHATTIVEGYHEAAEIALEAIAEQVSEADVDDDVLKQVAESSMTGKGTGGLTAETLAETVVEAIRHVESDDGVERDNVAVHTQIGASSNATELVPGIIIDEEPAHEAMPASVEDASIAILDVELGVRTGEVDAEYAIDSIDQLNAALDAEESEVRGYAETIAESGTDVVFTTDDVDDRVSTYLANEGVLVFEDLGNKDARKIASATGATRVGALDDLEAEDFGEAERIRTDSFGDEDLAFVEGGAAAETVTVFVRGGTEHVVDELERAITDALDVVATALESGEVVPGAGATEIAIADKIRSEAAGIEGRKQLAVTAFADALDVVPRTLAANTGQDPIDALVDLRAAHESEGRAGLITSGEEVTIADPFEYGVVDPADVKREAIESATEAATMIVRIDDVIAAE, from the coding sequence ATGTTCATTCTGAGCGAGGACAGTCAGCGAACGCAGGGTCGCGACGCCCAATCGTCGAACATCATGGCCGGCAAGGCCGTCGCCGAGGCCGTACGGACGACGCTCGGCCCCCGCGGGATGGATAAGATGCTCGTCGACTCCAGCGGCGAGGTCGTCATCACGAACGACGGGGCAACCATCTTAAACGAGATGGACATCGAGCACCCTGCGGCGCAGATGATCGTCGAGGTCGCCGACTCGCAGGAGGAGGAAGTCGGTGACGGGACGACGACGGCGGCCGTGATCGCCGGCAACCTGCTCGGCGAGGCCGAGGACTTGATCGAACAGGACGTCCACGCGACGACGATCGTCGAGGGTTACCACGAAGCCGCGGAAATCGCCCTCGAAGCGATCGCCGAACAGGTCAGCGAGGCCGACGTCGACGACGACGTCCTGAAGCAGGTCGCCGAATCGAGTATGACCGGCAAGGGAACCGGCGGTCTCACCGCCGAGACGCTGGCCGAGACGGTCGTCGAGGCCATCCGCCACGTCGAGAGCGACGACGGCGTCGAGCGCGACAACGTTGCCGTCCACACCCAGATCGGCGCCTCCTCGAACGCGACCGAACTCGTCCCCGGCATCATCATCGACGAGGAGCCCGCCCACGAGGCGATGCCCGCGTCGGTCGAGGACGCCTCGATCGCCATCCTCGACGTCGAACTCGGCGTCCGAACCGGCGAGGTCGACGCCGAGTACGCGATCGACTCGATCGACCAGCTCAACGCCGCACTCGACGCGGAGGAGAGCGAGGTCCGGGGCTACGCCGAGACGATCGCCGAGAGCGGCACCGACGTCGTCTTCACGACCGACGACGTCGACGATCGCGTCAGCACCTACCTCGCCAACGAGGGCGTCCTCGTCTTCGAGGACCTCGGGAACAAGGACGCCCGCAAGATCGCGTCCGCGACGGGCGCGACCCGCGTCGGCGCCCTCGACGACCTCGAGGCGGAAGACTTCGGCGAGGCCGAGCGCATCCGCACCGACTCCTTCGGCGACGAGGATCTCGCGTTCGTCGAGGGCGGCGCGGCCGCCGAAACCGTCACCGTCTTCGTCCGCGGCGGGACCGAACACGTCGTCGACGAACTCGAGCGCGCCATCACCGACGCGCTCGACGTCGTCGCGACGGCGCTCGAATCCGGCGAGGTCGTCCCCGGCGCCGGCGCCACCGAGATCGCGATCGCGGACAAGATCCGCTCGGAGGCCGCCGGCATCGAGGGTCGCAAGCAGCTCGCCGTGACGGCCTTCGCCGACGCGCTCGACGTCGTCCCGCGAACGCTGGCCGCCAACACCGGCCAGGACCCGATCGACGCGCTCGTGGACCTCCGTGCCGCCCACGAGTCCGAGGGCCGCGCGGGCCTGATCACCAGCGGCGAGGAGGTCACGATCGCCGACCCGTTCGAGTACGGCGTCGTCGACCCCGCCGACGTCAAGCGCGAGGCGATCGAGAGCGCCACGGAGGCCGCGACGATGATCGTCCGCATCGACGACGTCATCGCCGCCGAGTAA
- the lonB gene encoding ATP-dependent protease LonB, producing MSNDTNVDDPPEDAAETASSEEEVRDQERQGDRSPAEEGGDRRDGVDDPIEEFDPDSVSDDGDDDIETVNDLGSEVEVDPGVEVDEDIAEDDLLGGLKIDTTSDIEVPDRLVDQVIGQDEARDIIIKAAKQRRHVMMIGSPGTGKSMLAKAMSQLLPQEDLQDVLVYHNPDDGNEPKVRTVPAGKGEQIIDAHKEEARKRNQMRSILMWIIIAIIIGYAILTTNILLGILAAGIVWLIFRYTSRGTDAMVPNMIVDNGDQRTAPFEDATGAHAGALLGDVRHDPFQSGGMETPSHDRVEPGSIHKSNKGVLFVDEINTLDVRTQQKLMTAIQEGEFSITGQSERSSGAMVQTEPVPCDFIMIAAGNLDAMENMHPALRNRIKGYGYEVYMEDTIEDTPEMRRKYARFVAQEVERDGRLPHFTDEAVEEIILEAKRRSGRKNHLTLHFRSLGGLIRVAGDIARAEDREATTREDVLQAKRRSRSIEQQLADDYIERRKDYELQVNEGGVEGRVNGLAVMGEDSGIMLPVMAEIAPAQGQGQVIATGKLKEMAEESVQNVSAIIKKFSDVNLSEKDIHIQFVQAGQQGVDGDSASITVATAVISALEDIPVDQSVAMTGSLSVRGDVLPVGGVTHKIEAAAKAGCDKVIIPAANEQDVMIEEEYDEMIEIIPCANISEVLDVALMGEPKKDSLVDRLKQITGSALEHGSVGSTSGSNPSPQ from the coding sequence ATGAGTAACGATACGAACGTTGACGACCCTCCCGAAGACGCTGCTGAGACCGCCTCCAGCGAGGAGGAGGTCCGCGATCAGGAGCGTCAGGGAGATCGGTCGCCAGCCGAGGAGGGCGGCGACCGTCGCGACGGCGTCGACGATCCGATCGAGGAGTTCGATCCCGACTCGGTGAGCGACGACGGCGACGACGACATCGAGACCGTCAACGACCTCGGCAGCGAGGTCGAGGTCGATCCGGGCGTCGAAGTCGACGAGGACATCGCCGAGGACGACCTCCTCGGCGGCCTCAAGATCGACACGACGTCGGACATCGAGGTTCCCGATCGGCTCGTCGACCAGGTCATCGGTCAGGACGAAGCGCGGGATATCATTATCAAGGCAGCCAAGCAGCGCCGACACGTGATGATGATCGGCTCGCCGGGGACCGGCAAGTCGATGCTCGCGAAGGCGATGAGTCAACTGCTGCCCCAGGAGGATCTCCAGGACGTTCTCGTCTACCACAATCCGGACGACGGCAACGAGCCGAAGGTCCGGACCGTCCCCGCCGGGAAGGGCGAACAGATCATCGACGCGCACAAGGAGGAAGCCCGCAAGCGCAACCAGATGCGATCGATCCTGATGTGGATCATCATCGCGATCATCATCGGGTACGCGATCCTCACCACGAACATCCTCCTCGGTATCCTCGCGGCCGGTATCGTCTGGCTGATCTTCCGCTACACCAGTCGCGGCACGGACGCGATGGTACCCAACATGATCGTCGACAACGGCGACCAGCGCACGGCGCCGTTCGAGGACGCGACCGGCGCCCACGCCGGCGCGCTGCTGGGCGACGTCCGCCACGACCCGTTCCAGTCCGGCGGCATGGAGACGCCGAGCCACGACCGCGTCGAGCCCGGCTCGATCCACAAGTCCAACAAGGGCGTGCTGTTCGTCGACGAGATCAACACGCTCGACGTCCGCACCCAGCAGAAGCTGATGACGGCGATCCAGGAGGGCGAGTTCTCCATCACGGGCCAGTCCGAGCGCTCCTCGGGCGCGATGGTCCAGACGGAACCCGTCCCCTGTGACTTCATCATGATCGCCGCGGGCAACCTCGACGCCATGGAGAACATGCACCCCGCGCTCCGCAACCGGATCAAGGGGTACGGCTACGAGGTCTACATGGAGGACACGATCGAGGACACCCCCGAGATGCGCCGGAAGTACGCCCGGTTCGTCGCCCAGGAGGTCGAACGCGACGGCCGCTTACCCCACTTCACCGACGAGGCCGTCGAGGAGATCATCCTCGAGGCCAAGCGCCGCTCGGGTCGGAAGAACCACCTGACGCTGCACTTCCGCAGCCTCGGTGGTCTGATCCGCGTCGCCGGCGACATCGCCCGTGCCGAGGACCGCGAGGCCACCACCCGCGAGGACGTCCTCCAGGCCAAGCGCCGCTCGCGCTCGATCGAGCAACAGCTCGCCGACGACTACATCGAACGGCGCAAGGACTACGAACTGCAGGTCAACGAGGGCGGCGTCGAGGGCCGCGTCAACGGCCTCGCCGTCATGGGCGAAGACTCCGGCATCATGCTCCCCGTGATGGCCGAGATCGCCCCCGCGCAGGGCCAGGGCCAGGTGATCGCCACCGGAAAGCTCAAGGAGATGGCCGAGGAGTCGGTCCAGAACGTCTCCGCGATCATCAAGAAGTTCTCCGACGTGAACCTCTCGGAGAAGGACATCCATATCCAGTTCGTCCAGGCCGGCCAGCAGGGCGTCGATGGCGACTCCGCCTCCATCACGGTGGCGACCGCCGTCATCTCCGCGCTCGAGGACATCCCGGTCGACCAGTCAGTCGCCATGACCGGCTCGCTCTCGGTCCGCGGGGACGTCCTTCCGGTCGGCGGAGTCACCCACAAGATCGAGGCCGCGGCGAAGGCCGGCTGCGACAAGGTCATCATCCCCGCCGCCAACGAGCAGGACGTGATGATCGAAGAGGAGTACGATGAGATGATCGAGATCATCCCCTGTGCGAACATCAGCGAAGTGCTCGACGTCGCCCTGATGGGCGAACCCAAGAAGGACTCGCTGGTCGATCGTTTAAAGCAGATCACCGGTTCGGCGCTCGAACACGGCAGCGTCGGCTCGACCAGCGGCTCGAACCCGAGCCCGCAGTAG
- the trpC gene encoding indole-3-glycerol phosphate synthase has protein sequence MNSYTEVAPAVASILEAARERSAGDGERVSVTPRSLPNALDRAESDGRVPIVAEVKPTSPTADGMRADDPVELAEAMVEGGAAAISVLTEPTHFGGSPEALTRVREAVDVPVLRKDFVLREEHLDVVEADLLLLIARFVDDLAGLVTAARDRGFQPLVEVHDRTELEAAIDAGAGIIGVNNRDLAKLEVDLATFEDVSPRAPDDVTLIAESGVSTPEDVRRMREAGADALLVGSAIMDHGGDGDVTENTQRLTRAERAETPAATEDET, from the coding sequence ATGAACTCTTATACGGAGGTCGCGCCCGCCGTGGCGTCGATCCTCGAGGCCGCGCGGGAGCGATCGGCCGGCGACGGCGAGCGCGTCTCGGTGACGCCGCGATCGTTGCCGAACGCCCTCGACCGCGCGGAGTCCGACGGTCGCGTGCCGATCGTCGCGGAAGTGAAGCCGACGAGCCCGACCGCCGACGGAATGCGCGCCGACGACCCCGTCGAACTGGCTGAGGCGATGGTCGAGGGCGGCGCGGCTGCGATCTCGGTGCTGACCGAGCCGACGCACTTCGGCGGCTCGCCGGAGGCGTTGACCCGCGTTCGCGAGGCCGTCGACGTCCCGGTGCTCCGCAAGGATTTCGTCCTCCGCGAGGAACACCTGGACGTCGTCGAGGCCGACCTGCTCCTGCTCATCGCGCGGTTCGTGGATGATCTCGCGGGACTGGTGACGGCCGCGCGCGATCGCGGCTTCCAGCCGCTGGTCGAGGTCCACGACCGAACGGAACTGGAGGCGGCGATCGACGCGGGCGCCGGCATAATCGGCGTGAACAACCGGGACCTGGCTAAGCTCGAAGTGGATCTCGCGACGTTCGAGGACGTCTCCCCCCGCGCTCCCGATGACGTGACCCTGATCGCCGAAAGCGGCGTCTCGACGCCCGAAGACGTTCGACGGATGCGGGAGGCCGGCGCCGACGCCCTGCTCGTCGGGAGCGCGATCATGGACCACGGCGGAGACGGCGACGTGACGGAGAACACGCAGCGACTGACGCGAGCCGAGCGGGCGGAGACGCCCGCAGCGACGGAGGACGAGACATGA
- the trpA gene encoding tryptophan synthase subunit alpha yields MSGEDRRPPGGEPRNDERGATRPASGDEVTTDSDVEAAIRENHPALISYITAGDPSLEETKAYVEALDRGGADLIELGLPFSEPIAEGPTIQAAINRALDAGTTPRGFFELVDELETEAPLLVMTYYNMILQYGNTEAPRASEEASGARRERSEGLDDANGEAVSGQRPRAKPDVRPFVERAAETGLSGIIVPDLPAEEADPLREACDDHGLDLVFIVAPTTEGDRLETIMSQVSGFAYVQARLGTTGARADVSSATHRSLARLSEYDVPKAVGFGVSEGDHAAEIIEAGADGVIVGSALVDIIAEHSAAGSGTESQNIAQHGADGNTPAAADLEAKARELKRGARRGAGAEDAPEPEHQ; encoded by the coding sequence GTGAGTGGCGAGGATCGACGACCACCGGGAGGAGAGCCTCGAAACGACGAGCGGGGAGCAACGCGACCCGCGAGCGGCGACGAAGTCACTACCGACAGCGACGTCGAGGCCGCCATCCGCGAGAACCACCCCGCGCTCATCAGCTACATCACCGCGGGCGATCCCTCGCTCGAGGAGACGAAGGCGTACGTCGAGGCGCTCGATCGCGGCGGCGCGGACCTGATCGAACTCGGCCTGCCGTTCTCGGAGCCGATCGCGGAGGGGCCGACGATCCAGGCGGCGATCAACCGCGCGCTCGATGCCGGGACGACACCGCGAGGGTTCTTCGAACTCGTCGACGAGCTGGAGACGGAGGCGCCGCTGCTGGTGATGACGTACTACAATATGATCCTGCAGTACGGGAATACCGAGGCGCCACGCGCCTCGGAAGAAGCGAGCGGTGCGAGGCGCGAAAGAAGTGAGGGCCTCGATGATGCGAACGGCGAAGCCGTGAGCGGGCAGCGCCCGCGAGCCAAACCCGACGTGCGCCCGTTCGTCGAACGCGCCGCCGAGACCGGCCTCTCGGGGATCATCGTCCCCGACCTCCCCGCCGAGGAGGCCGATCCGCTGCGCGAGGCCTGCGACGACCACGGTCTCGATCTCGTCTTCATCGTCGCGCCGACGACCGAGGGCGATCGCCTGGAGACCATCATGTCGCAGGTCTCGGGCTTCGCCTACGTGCAGGCCCGTCTCGGGACGACTGGCGCCCGCGCGGACGTCTCGAGCGCGACGCACCGGAGCCTCGCACGGCTGTCCGAGTACGACGTCCCCAAGGCCGTCGGCTTCGGCGTCAGCGAAGGCGACCACGCCGCCGAAATCATCGAGGCGGGCGCCGACGGCGTCATCGTCGGCAGCGCCCTGGTGGACATCATCGCTGAACACAGCGCAGCGGGCTCTGGGACGGAGTCCCAGAACATCGCCCAGCACGGCGCTGACGGGAACACACCCGCTGCTGCCGATCTCGAGGCCAAAGCTCGGGAGCTCAAACGCGGCGCCCGTCGCGGCGCGGGCGCGGAAGATGCACCGGAACCGGAACACCAATAA
- a CDS encoding MGMT family protein, with protein MDDVTDAGIYARESAYLDRYVQVGAASGRVLRVAFPETPEPNAEDEHPVLDRIFEYLEGLEEVTFDDVQVALTVPTDQRAVLEQLRTIPYGEQVDVKSLAGLTPELDPDDQDDLVLVRTALDENPAPILLPDHRVRDGPSAAPPAVEQKLRSIEGL; from the coding sequence ATGGACGACGTCACCGACGCCGGGATCTACGCGCGCGAGTCGGCGTACCTCGATCGGTACGTGCAGGTCGGCGCCGCGAGCGGCCGCGTCCTGCGCGTTGCGTTCCCCGAGACGCCCGAACCGAACGCCGAGGACGAACACCCCGTTCTCGACCGGATCTTCGAGTACCTCGAAGGGCTGGAGGAAGTGACGTTCGACGACGTGCAAGTCGCGCTGACGGTCCCGACGGATCAGCGGGCCGTCCTGGAGCAACTCAGGACGATCCCCTACGGCGAACAGGTCGACGTGAAGAGCCTCGCCGGACTGACACCGGAGCTCGACCCCGACGACCAGGACGACCTCGTGCTCGTCCGGACGGCGCTCGACGAGAACCCCGCGCCGATCCTCCTCCCCGACCACCGCGTCCGCGACGGCCCCAGCGCCGCCCCGCCGGCGGTCGAACAGAAGCTTCGCTCGATCGAAGGGCTGTAA
- a CDS encoding NUDIX hydrolase — MARATVVDQHRALLIERGAGADVGSWALPGGHVDADEPPAVAAARELAEETGLSVAPADLSLLDTGFLEFESGHTMVSINYAAPLRVASGTLEAGSDAVTAAFWSRDRILEEPPLLRASGVEQVLEVIDEFGRP, encoded by the coding sequence ATGGCCCGCGCGACCGTCGTTGACCAGCACCGCGCCCTCCTCATCGAGCGCGGTGCGGGGGCGGACGTCGGCTCGTGGGCGTTGCCGGGCGGGCACGTAGACGCCGACGAACCGCCGGCAGTCGCCGCGGCTCGCGAACTGGCGGAGGAGACGGGACTCTCCGTCGCGCCGGCCGATCTCTCGTTGCTCGACACCGGATTCCTCGAGTTTGAAAGCGGGCACACGATGGTGTCGATCAACTACGCGGCCCCATTGCGAGTCGCCTCGGGCACCCTCGAAGCAGGGTCGGACGCCGTCACCGCGGCGTTCTGGTCACGCGACCGCATTCTGGAAGAACCACCGCTGCTGCGGGCGTCGGGGGTCGAACAGGTCCTCGAAGTGATCGACGAATTCGGCCGCCCGTGA
- the trpB gene encoding tryptophan synthase subunit beta — MSTSESDRERDSERNFGDYGGQYVPEALMPALQELEDAYERYVLTNEDGFMDEFRDRMRDFGGRPTPLQRADRLSERYDREVYLKREDLVHGGAHKLNNALGQVLLAKYMGKERIIAETGAGQHGTATAMAAAHLDVPCEIYMGRTDINRQRPNVYRMRMNGAEVNPVTAGSGTLKEAINETLRDWATTVETTHYVIGSVVGPHPFPKLVRDFQSVIGREAREQIREKAGRLPDSVVACAGGGSNTMGAFHEFVPDEGVDLVAVEAGGSSLEIDEENALAPNSATLSTGTDGVLHGAMTKLLQSGDGQIVESHSVSAGLDYAGVGPELAHLVETGRVKPVSVDDDAALNGFHRLSNLEGIIPALESSHALGYLEEAHDELGEIVVVTVSGRGDKDLETVLEETEKRDLEAAPNVEVFDS, encoded by the coding sequence ATGAGTACGAGCGAGAGCGATCGGGAGCGCGACAGCGAGCGCAATTTCGGCGACTACGGCGGACAGTACGTACCGGAAGCGTTGATGCCGGCGCTTCAGGAACTCGAGGACGCCTACGAGCGCTACGTCTTGACCAACGAGGACGGCTTCATGGACGAGTTCCGCGATCGGATGCGGGACTTCGGCGGCCGGCCGACGCCGCTACAGCGCGCCGATCGGCTGAGCGAGCGCTACGATCGGGAGGTCTACCTCAAGCGCGAGGATCTGGTTCACGGGGGCGCGCACAAGCTCAATAATGCGCTCGGACAGGTCCTGCTGGCCAAGTACATGGGCAAGGAGCGGATCATCGCCGAGACCGGCGCCGGCCAGCACGGGACGGCGACCGCGATGGCGGCGGCCCACCTCGACGTGCCCTGCGAGATCTACATGGGTCGGACGGACATCAACCGCCAGCGGCCGAACGTCTACCGAATGCGGATGAACGGCGCCGAGGTGAACCCCGTCACCGCGGGCTCCGGCACGCTGAAGGAGGCGATCAACGAGACGCTGCGCGACTGGGCGACGACCGTCGAGACGACCCACTACGTGATCGGGTCGGTCGTCGGCCCGCACCCGTTCCCGAAGCTCGTTCGGGATTTCCAGTCGGTCATCGGCCGGGAAGCCCGCGAGCAGATCCGAGAGAAGGCCGGCCGCCTGCCGGACAGCGTCGTCGCCTGCGCGGGCGGCGGCTCGAACACGATGGGCGCGTTCCACGAGTTTGTCCCCGACGAGGGCGTCGATCTGGTCGCCGTCGAGGCCGGCGGCTCCAGTCTCGAGATCGACGAGGAGAACGCGCTGGCACCCAACTCCGCGACGCTCTCGACGGGCACCGACGGCGTGCTCCACGGTGCGATGACGAAGCTCCTCCAGAGCGGCGACGGCCAGATCGTCGAGTCCCACAGCGTCAGCGCGGGACTGGACTACGCCGGCGTCGGTCCAGAACTCGCCCACCTCGTCGAAACGGGGCGCGTCAAACCCGTCAGCGTCGACGACGACGCCGCGCTCAACGGTTTCCACCGGCTCTCGAATCTGGAGGGGATCATTCCGGCGCTGGAGTCGAGTCACGCGCTCGGCTATTTGGAGGAAGCACACGACGAACTCGGCGAGATCGTCGTCGTCACCGTCTCTGGTCGCGGCGACAAGGATCTCGAAACGGTGCTGGAGGAAACCGAGAAGCGCGATCTGGAGGCCGCGCCGAACGTGGAGGTGTTCGATTCGTGA
- a CDS encoding nicotinamide-nucleotide adenylyltransferase — protein sequence MTRGFYIGRFQPFHNGHRSMVEQIADDVDELVLGIGSADDSHTTRNPFTAGERIMMITKSLVEYDLVTYAVPIEDLERNSVWVSHVQSMSPDFDVAYSNNPLVIQLFREADIDIRQSPMFNRDVLEGSEVRERMITGGDWQSLVPEPVVDVVEEIGGIERIQMVSDTDSNGG from the coding sequence ATGACCCGGGGGTTCTACATCGGCCGATTCCAGCCGTTTCACAACGGTCACCGCAGCATGGTCGAGCAGATCGCCGACGACGTCGACGAACTCGTGTTGGGGATCGGCAGCGCCGACGACTCGCACACGACCAGAAACCCGTTTACGGCCGGCGAACGGATCATGATGATCACGAAGTCGCTCGTCGAGTACGACCTCGTCACGTACGCCGTTCCGATCGAGGACTTAGAGCGGAACTCGGTGTGGGTCAGCCACGTCCAGAGCATGAGCCCCGACTTCGACGTTGCCTACTCCAACAACCCGCTGGTCATCCAGCTCTTTCGCGAAGCAGATATCGATATCCGCCAGTCGCCGATGTTCAACCGCGACGTGCTCGAAGGCAGCGAGGTCCGCGAGCGGATGATCACCGGCGGCGACTGGCAGTCGCTGGTCCCAGAGCCGGTCGTCGACGTCGTCGAGGAAATAGGCGGCATCGAGCGGATTCAGATGGTCAGCGATACGGACTCGAACGGAGGCTGA
- a CDS encoding SAM hydrolase/SAM-dependent halogenase family protein, whose product MITLASDFGSPYPAAMKGVVLQRTDARLVDVAHDFPRQNVRAAAFWLREVLPYYPSATHLVVVDPGVGTDRNAIVVRAGEHALVGPDNGVLLPPARRLAVDDPLETYAIDETALETVEPTAPAEPTLDAPTGDGRSDEATGATDRRGPASNTFHGRDVFAPAAAAVHDAPLDDLDSLPFLTASEHEADLALPTATVATDRASGEVLVVDGFGNAITNVPGSFLADRQTIVANGEEVPVGETFAAVSPGQRLATVGSHGYVELDVNRGRGDEAFGLATGDEVVLEADGSRPS is encoded by the coding sequence ATGATCACGCTCGCGTCGGATTTCGGCTCGCCGTACCCCGCGGCGATGAAGGGCGTCGTTCTCCAGCGAACCGACGCGCGACTCGTCGACGTCGCGCACGACTTCCCCCGGCAGAACGTCCGCGCAGCGGCGTTCTGGCTGCGCGAAGTACTGCCGTACTATCCGTCCGCGACCCACCTCGTCGTCGTCGACCCCGGCGTCGGCACCGATCGGAACGCGATCGTCGTTCGCGCGGGCGAGCACGCGCTCGTCGGGCCGGACAACGGCGTTCTCCTCCCGCCGGCGCGGCGACTCGCGGTGGACGACCCGCTCGAGACGTACGCGATCGACGAAACTGCGCTGGAGACGGTCGAGCCGACTGCCCCCGCAGAGCCGACGCTTGACGCGCCCACCGGCGACGGGAGATCGGATGAGGCGACGGGCGCGACCGATCGGCGGGGCCCGGCGAGCAACACCTTCCACGGCCGGGACGTCTTCGCGCCCGCCGCCGCCGCGGTTCACGACGCTCCGCTCGACGACCTCGATTCGCTCCCGTTTCTCACGGCGAGCGAGCACGAGGCGGATCTCGCCCTCCCGACGGCGACCGTCGCGACCGATCGCGCGAGCGGCGAGGTGCTGGTCGTCGACGGCTTCGGAAACGCGATCACGAACGTCCCAGGGTCGTTCCTCGCAGATCGGCAGACGATCGTCGCGAACGGCGAGGAGGTGCCGGTTGGAGAGACCTTCGCAGCCGTCTCCCCCGGCCAGCGACTCGCGACCGTCGGGAGCCACGGCTACGTCGAACTGGACGTCAATCGCGGCCGCGGCGACGAGGCGTTCGGACTCGCGACCGGCGACGAGGTCGTCCTCGAAGCCGACGGCTCGCGACCGTCGTAG
- a CDS encoding CPBP family intramembrane glutamic endopeptidase, whose translation MTQWTTFAGITGVVLVLLLVLSHLTQTAFSGADSDRDGDSTALRPESTDADRTDRSPSSSSSSPRAGSTDTHAKSDFESADSNGTSPSESDADRRSPETGRPADPSAETWSDRADLDRPSWPGEFDRGPGRGVDPGSLSTGMVLANVAASQGLFALVLLGAIVVTGIPLDALGIDLSRAYLETGLRLGTACGLVLYVANEIGSAAATRFGFDHDERLRELLAPDSVQGWLVLLFLVLPIIAVFEELLFRAALIGVLSTGFGLSPWPLAIGSSIAFALGHGMQGTIGIVVTGVLGFVLATIFIVTESFLVVVVAHYLINALEFVVHEGFEFEWAEILES comes from the coding sequence ATGACGCAGTGGACGACGTTCGCCGGGATAACTGGCGTCGTCCTCGTGCTCTTGCTCGTTTTGTCGCACCTCACGCAGACGGCGTTCAGCGGCGCCGACTCCGATCGCGATGGCGACTCCACCGCTCTCCGCCCGGAATCGACCGACGCCGATCGAACCGATCGGTCTCCGTCGTCGTCGTCGTCGTCGCCGCGGGCCGGATCGACGGACACGCACGCGAAATCCGATTTCGAATCGGCCGACTCGAACGGGACGTCCCCGTCTGAGTCCGATGCCGACCGCCGATCCCCCGAGACGGGACGGCCGGCGGATCCGTCGGCCGAGACCTGGTCGGATCGGGCCGATCTCGATCGACCGTCCTGGCCGGGCGAGTTCGACCGCGGCCCCGGTCGAGGCGTCGATCCCGGGTCGCTGTCGACCGGGATGGTCCTGGCGAACGTCGCGGCCTCGCAGGGGCTGTTCGCACTCGTGTTGCTCGGGGCGATCGTGGTGACGGGGATCCCGCTGGACGCGCTCGGGATCGACCTCTCGCGGGCGTATCTCGAGACGGGGCTCCGCCTGGGGACGGCCTGCGGACTCGTCCTCTACGTCGCGAACGAGATCGGCTCGGCGGCGGCGACCCGATTCGGATTCGATCACGACGAGCGGTTGCGGGAGCTGCTGGCCCCGGACTCGGTCCAAGGCTGGCTCGTGCTGTTGTTCCTCGTCCTGCCGATCATCGCGGTCTTCGAGGAACTGCTGTTCCGGGCGGCGCTGATCGGCGTTCTGTCGACCGGCTTCGGCCTCTCGCCGTGGCCGCTCGCGATCGGCTCGTCGATCGCGTTCGCACTGGGCCACGGGATGCAGGGAACGATCGGAATCGTAGTTACGGGAGTGCTCGGGTTCGTCCTGGCGACGATCTTTATCGTCACCGAAAGCTTCCTCGTCGTGGTCGTCGCCCACTACCTGATCAACGCCCTGGAGTTCGTCGTCCACGAGGGGTTCGAGTTCGAGTGGGCAGAAATCCTCGAAAGCTAA